A genomic stretch from Oncorhynchus tshawytscha isolate Ot180627B linkage group LG07, Otsh_v2.0, whole genome shotgun sequence includes:
- the LOC112254925 gene encoding interferon-induced protein 44 yields the protein MGGEASTPSPPPPKKEFDKEWRKTCWGKLERDAMVAALRNFELSDPDVGQLRCLLHGPVGAGKSSFINSVNNVFQGRSTHIALVAAASGTSFTMKYKTHYFQGRKGEKRLPFAFNDVMGLETQTNGLHPDDIINALKGHLPEGYEFNPLHPLSDQKEEYIQNPSLSDKTHCLVSIVTADTISRMNKDVIDKMKHIRAEASKLQIPQVVVMTMPDKACELVNRDVKRIYYSKAIKEKMQICSNELGVPMNCILPVKNYHEEGMMDDDMDILILNAMTQIMNFANDYIWDLQQHA from the exons ATGGGCGGAGAAGCGtctacaccatcaccaccaccaccaaagaAGG AATTTGACAAAGAATGGAGGAAAACATGTTGGGG TAAACTAGAGAGAGATGCCATGGTGGCTGCACTGAGGAACTTTGAACTGAGTGATCCTGATGTGGGTCAGCTGAGATGCCTGCTACATGGACCAGTCGGTGCAGGGAAGTCCAGCTTCATCAACTCAGTCAACAACGTTTTCCAAGGACGATCAACACATATTGCCCTGGTAGCTGCTGCCTCTGGCACAAGTTTCACCATGAAA TATAAGACACACTACTTTCAAGGCCGAAAAGGAGAAAAACGTCTGCCCTTTGCATTCAATGATGTCATGGGTCTGGAGACACAGACAAATGGGTTGCACCCTGATGACATCATCAATGCTCTGAAGGGCCATCTACCTGAGGGCTATGAG TTCAATCCTTTACACCCGCTATCGGACCAAAAAGAAGAATACATTCAGAATCCCAGTTTAAGTGACAAAACTCACTGTCTGGTCAGTATTGTGACAGCAGACACAATCTCTCGCATGAATAAGGATGTCATAGACAAGATGAAACACATCAGGGCAGAAGCCAGTAAACTGC AAATCCCTCAAGTTGTTGTCATGACCATGCCAGACAAGGCTTGTGAGCTGGTGAACAGGGATGTGAAGAGAATCTACTACAGCAAGGCAATCAAAGAGAAG ATGCAGATCTGCAGTAATGAGCTGGGCGTTCCAATGAACTGCATCCTGCCTGTGAAGAActaccatgaggaggggatgatGGATGACGACATGGACATCCTGATCCTGAACGCTATGACTCAGATTATGAACTTCGCCAACGACTACATCTGGGACCTCCAACAACATGCATGA